Part of the Novipirellula artificiosorum genome, GTAACGCTTGCTGACGAAACACATCACGATCTTCGCACAGATCGGCTTTGGTGAGTACAACGATGGGAGTAACACGCGACTCGGAAGCCACTGCCAAATACCGTTCCAGTCGAGACAGGTTGAAGTCGTGATTGCAGGAACAAACGATGAACAGTGTGTCGACGTTGGCGGCAATCAACTGCGTCTTCGATTTCACTCCCGCCGCCTTTCTTGAAATCAGCGACTCTCGCGGAAGTCTGCTCACCCCACGCCTCGTCTCATTGTCCAAAAGCAACCAATCGCCAACCGCCAATTCGCCGCAGTCATGTAGTTGTTCAATGGGCAGCACAATCTCCTCGCTACCGGTGAGGCAAAGGACTCGGCTGCCGAAGTGCGCAGCAACGCGAACAGGAAAGGAGTTACGCTCTTCTTCCTCAGTCAATTGTCCCCCAAAACAGGATTTCCAACCAAGTTTACCAAGCTGCTGATAATCCATCGTTCACTTTATCTCACTATTTCTACTACCCTAAGCGATCGACACTCAATACTCAGAATAGGTTCGCAGGCATTGATACATTCTCTGAGATGCAAGGCATCAGCGATAGTCGCTCCTCGATCGGCGGCGTGGTGATGGCGAGGGGATCGCTGCGGAAGCTTGGTCGGTGGGGTTCGCCGCCGCCAAGCGAAAGGGTTGTGGTTGCGACGGCAAGGATGCAATCGGACGGGTCAAGAGCTTTCCGGCGGCTTGCAAAAATCGTATAACAGCTTTGAAAAAGGAACGAGGAAACGTTATGAAAACCGCGGCCGTCGTCAATTTCGCTCCCCAGAAGCACTGCGTGGAACTCCGAGACGTTGAGTGCCCTGAGTTCGGCACCGATGACGTGCTGTTGGAAGTCGCCAATGTTGGGGTTTGTGGCAGCGATCTGCATCAATGGACAGCCGATCATTCTTGGCCGGTCAACTATCCCGTTGTCTTGGGGCATGAATTCGGCGGTACGATTGCCGCGATGGGCGAGAACGTCGTCGGTTGGAGCACCGGGGATCGCGTGGTCAGCGAGACGGCCGCAATCATTGATGCAAACAATCCGATGTCGCGGCGCGGCTTGTACAACCTCGACCCCACACGCAAAGGATTCGGTTACGGCGTCAATGGAGCGATGACCAAGTTCGTTCGCGTCCCGGCTCGTATTCTACACCGTGTTCCTGATGGGATTGCTTTTGAACAGGCCTGCTTGACTGAACCGTGCTGCGTTGCCTACAGCGCTGTCGTCAAGAATGCACGGATTGAACCTGGTGATCGCATTGTCGTGCTGGGACCAGGAACGATCGGAATTTTGTGCGCCGCGATGGCCCGTTTGTGTGGCGCCCAAGTCGCGTTGGTGGGATTGCCGAACGACACGTCTCGGATGAAGATTGCCCAGCAATACGGATGCGAAACCATCATCGGCGACGCCAAGGACTGGGCAATGGCACGAGACGGTCTCGGGTGCGACGGCGTCATCGACGCGGCCGGCGCAAGCATCACGCTCAAGATCGCATTGGATTTGGTTCGGCCGGCCGGTTGGATCAGCAAAGTCGGATGGGGCCCGCAACCGCTTGGGTTCAACCTCGACCCATTGGTGCAGAAGAACGTTACACTGCAAGGCAGCTTCAGTCACAATTGGCCCATTTGGGAACGAGTGCTCGCGCTGATGAGTGCCGGGCAACTGGATGTCCGTCCGATCGTTGGTGGCGTGTGGCCACTTTCCAAGTGGCATGAGGCGTTTGAAAAAATGCACAAGGGCGAGGTGGTGAAGTCCATCCTCCGTCCCGAGTGAGCGATCCTTCTCTTTAAGAGACATCTCATGCCGAAACTTGCTGTATTCCCCAAAGCCTACATGAACGCCCTTTGCAAAGACGGCACGATGTCGGTTTCCGAGTGGATTGCCCTGGCGTCAACCCTTGAAGTGGACGGATTAGAGTGGTACGCGGGTTTTATCGAGATGGCGGATCGGTCCAATTGGTCACGGTTTCGAAAAGAGGTCGAGGATACGGGGAAAGTCATCCCGATGATGTGCTGTTCACCGGACTTCACGCATCCCGATGCTCTGTTCCGGGAACAGGAGATCGCGAAGCAGAAGCACTGGATCGACATGACGTCCGAACTCGGAGGTCGTTATTGCCGTGTCCTTAGCGGTCAGCGGCGACCGGAGCTAACGATCGACCAAGGCGTCCAATTCGCCGCAGATTCGATTCAAGCTTGTTTGCCCCACGCCGAGGAGCGTGACATCACGCTGATCCTCGAAAACCATTACAAGGACGACTTTTGGGAATACCCCGAATTCGCTCAAGGGATGGACGTATTTTGCAAGCTGGTCGGTGCAGTGGATCATCCAAATTTCGGCGTCAATTATGACCCCAGCAACACTTACATCGCCGGTGAAGATCCACTGGAACTCCTCAAACGCGTTTCGCGCCGTGTTGTCACCATGCACGCCAGCGACCGGTATTTAGCGGAGGGAACGATCGAGGATTTGCGACGTGAAGAAGGAGGTAGTGTGGGTTACGCCCAACGGCTGAAGCACGGTCAAATTGGTCAAGGACTGAACGACTACGACGCGATTTTCGCGGAACTCACTCGCGTCGGTTTCGATGGCTGGATCAGTATCGAAGACGGGGTCGATGGCATGGATCAACTTCAACGCAGCGTCGCGTTTTTGCAGGACAAGATCGCACAGCATTGGGGATGATCGTTACTTTGGTAAACCATCAGGGATAGGAACCCCGTGTCTCAGACACCACCTCCGCATACACAACCGCCGCACGTTTCCGCTTGGCTTCAGCGAGGTTTTTTGCGGCACGTTCGGCGCATGCTGCGAAGCCAATTTCATTCGATCGCGATTGCGCGAGAAGAACGGTTTGACAAGCAAATCCCCAGCTCCGAGCCGCTGATCGTTTACGGAAATCATCCTTCGTGGTGGGACCCGCTGCTAGCACATTTTCTAAATCACGAGTTGTTTCCCGCTCGGCAGTTTTATGCGCCCATCGATGCGTCGGCTCTCGCCCAATACCGTGTCTTTGGAAAACTCGGATTCTTTGCGGTCTCGCTGGATTCAGCCAGTGGTGCAAGTGCGTTCTTGAAGCAGAGTCGTGCGATCGTGATGAGCGAGAATTCATCACTCTGGTTGACACCGGAAGGGCGTTTTGTCGATGTCCGAGATTCCCAGGTACCGTTGCGGCCTGGCTTAGCCCATTTGTGCAGCCGGCTTGACCGTGGATGGGTCATGCCGATGTGCATGGAGTATGTCTTTTGGGAGGAACGTTTGCCGGAGTGTTTGTGCAAAATGGGTGAGCCGTTTCGGATTCCCCTTCGTGAGCCGTTCACAAAGGACCAATGGAACGATCGGCTTCATGGCCGTCTCCGTGAAACCCAACAAGCATTGGCAGCGTTGGTCATCGCCCGTCAGGCCGAGCAGTTTGAGTGCTTGTTGGCAGGGCGAAAAGGAGGTGGGGCCATGTACGACCTCTTCCGTCGCGTTCGATCCCTTACCTCGGGACAACGCTATAGGCCCTCACACGGGACCAAATTCGAATGATGGTTCTCGCTTGGACGCTAGCCTTGGTCGGCGTGTTCGCCGCAGGGATTCCTACGCTCATGTTCCTCGCCAATTTGCCACTCTTTTGTGTGGGTATCGACCAAACCAGCGTTAGAAAGTCTGTTGAAAATCGAGATGTTTCGGTGCTGATTCCGGCTCGAAACGAGGCTGCTTCGATTGCTCGATGCATCGAGTCGGTACTTCAGAATCGCGGTGTGAATGTGGAGGTGATCGTGCTGGAAGACAACAGCAGCGACGCAACTGCGGAGATCGTTCGTGGGATTGCCGAAGTGGAACAAAGCGTGAGATGTCTCGCTGGAAACGCCTTGCCCGATGGATGGAACGGAAAACAATACGCGTGTTGGCAGTTAGCACTCGAAGCAAGCTACACCCAACTTCTGTTCCTCGATGCGGATGTACGGCTTTCGCCTGATGCGATCGAGCGGCTCCTGACCTACCAGGAACATACGGGGGTCTCGCTGTTGAGTGCCTTCCCGCATCAAGCAACGGGCACGATTTTAGAGAAATTGCTGATCCCCTTGATGCACTACATGTTACTTTGCTTTTTACCCTTTTCGTTGATGCGGACGAAGGCCGACCCAATGTTTGCGGCCGGTTGTGGTCAATTATTCCTGACGACTCGTGATGACTACACGACGGCGGGGACTCACTCTGCCATTCGGGAATCAAGGCACGACGGATTGAAGTTGCCTCGGATCTATCGTCAAGCAGGGCTGAGGACGGATGTCATCGATGGAACAAATCTGGCCGAGTGCCGGATGTATCACAGCGGACCAGAGGTGATGCTCGGGCTGTTGAAGAATGCGACCGAAGGAATCGCGAATCGGCATTTGATCGCTCCATTCAGTTTCGTGTTGATCGCCGCCAACGTATTCCCCATTCTCTCGCTTGTGATCGCGGTTTGGGCGGGAGCAACCTGGTGCGCCGTGGTTGCGTTGATCGCGATTGGCTTGGCTCACATTCCACGAACGCTCGCGATGCTGCGGTTTCGCCAACCGTTGGTCGGGGTCCTCGGGCACTCGATCGCGACGCTCCTGTTCGTGGTCCTTCAGTGGGTTGCCTTCGCGATGGCAGGGATGGGATTGCGAACAAATTGGCGAGGACGCAGTCGTTAGCGGCGCATCGCCGCTTTTTGAGCGACAAGACGCTAGCCTGGGTAATGCGCGGCGCAAGTTGGTGTGCCGCGGTTAGAGAAAACCCAACATAGGGAGTGCCCGGTTTCTGCGACCACGACGTGGTCGACGGTTCGATCGATGAACAGGGGTCCGGGGGTGTTCGCTTCGCTCTCACCCCCGGCTACCATCTTTGACCACTCCGTGGTCGCTATCCTAGGTATAACCCTTTTCCTAAGGGAGCCGTTCCTTTGAGGCGGCATCGGTTGAGAAAGGCCTTCCAGTGCTAGTGCATCAACGCGCGCAGACTGTTTCTCGACTCATTGCCGTAAACCAAACAAGGGAAGGTGCCTACGACGCGTTTTTTTTGTGAATTCATGAATCATACGGACTAGCGCATATTATTGAAATGTATCAACGCACGAGCCGCCGGTTTGATGTGAGAAGGCCCTGGCGTCATTCACCGGTTGCCATCGAATGTCGAGCACCACTGCACGGATCGCGGGATAGCTGAAATGGCGGTAGAAAAAAATGGATGTGCACGCGAAGATCAAAACAGAAGTTTCTTGGTTTCCTTGAGCTTTGCTTTGTACTCGGCTTCGATCTGGCTGATTTCGAATTCGTATTCTCTGCGCTGTGATTCATCGGGGCATTCCGTCAGCTTTGATCGCAGGTCACGCAGCAATGCACGATATTGGGCGTGAACACCCGATTTATAGGCGTCCGATCCACCCGTCCAGAAGGAATGGGTCATGATCTTGATCTTCCGACGTTAGCTTTTGCAAAGGCCTTCTTCATTGCCGCGGCCGTCGTCTTGACCGCCGCGTCGTTATCCATTGCATTGAGCGTCTTGTTGAATGGTTCGGCGCGAACCGGGCCGTCGTAACCGATTGCGACGAGCGCTCGCAAGAATGCAGCAATATCGATCACACCTGTGGCTGCAGGTAGTTCTCGAGAAGCGTCTTGCTGCTCATCAATCCCTAAACCCGAGGGCGCATCATTCAAATCACAAGCGACCACATCGTCGTTGGAGAGTGTCATCAGGTCGTCGATCGTCTCTTCGGCCGTGTACCAGTGCCAACTGTCAAGCACCACGCCCATGTTTGGAACGTCGATTGCCGCAATCAACTCTTGGGTCTCGGCGAGAGTGTGAATGAACGAATAGCGTGTCTTCATGCGCGACGTGCGTGGACCAACGTATTCGAGCCCAAATCGAACGCCATGATCTTGTAATACGGTTGCGACCCGACGCAGTCGCTCGGCGTGTTGCCCAAAATTTTTGTTGTAGGTCAGTTGGTCGCTGCTTGGGGTTAGCCAGGTGCTGACGCGAGTAACACCAGCGGACTGGAGCGCCTTGGCGTGGGCGGGAAGCGATTTCAAGTCGGCTTCAAACTTTTCGCGACTGCGACGGAAATCCACTGCCAGCCCGGACGCTCCCCAAACCAATCCCGCCTGTTGGCGTTTTTCCTTCAGTTGTGCGATTTCGTCCTCGGAAAGCTTGGCGAGCGTCCCAGAGGAAATACCGACTGACTCAAATCCGTATTTCGATGCTAATGCGATCGATTCTTCGACTCCCACATTCACTCCGATGCCGCCACCATTCAGGTCCATCGTGTACTTTCGGGTCCCGCTTGAGGCATCCTTGGCAAACGCTTGCGAACTTGCTGCGGCAACTCCACCAAGGGCCATCACGTGCTGAAAAAAACGACGTCGATCGTGTCTATTCATTGTTCGTTCCTCGATTGACTACCAATTCGTACCACAACGTTTTGTCGGTCGGCGTGACAGGGACAATGACAAGGTCATCCGAACGATCGGTTGCCACTTCCTGCATTCGTTTTCCCGTCGCATCCAACGCAAAAACTCGCATCTGAGCCGCTTTGGAATGGGGGATTGCGACCGTCGCTTCAAGGGTCGTCACCATCGTTGGGCCGTGCCCCCAATCGGTTCCAACACTGGTTTTGTCCTTGTTCCATCCCATGTTTTGGTTTTCCGCGTGTGACACCACGGTCAAGACACTTCGTTCTGCGATTTCAATCGGCTGGCCATCGGCAGAAGAAACGAACACAAAACCATAGTTCGGCTCGCTGGGCTCCGTTTCGATCTTCATGTCACCCAGGACAAACGTCTGGTCGGCGATCGTTCCCCAAACGCCTCGCGTCGCGGGTGTGTTAAGGGTCAAATACCCGTGTTTCTTTCCGTCACTCTGCCAAACCACTTGGCCATCACCACTATCAAGATGCGTTTCATCCGGAAGCTCGCCAAGGTTGGGGACGCCACCGCCACTGCGCACTCCCAGCCGCGTCGCCAATCCGTAGCGTCCATCGATCGGTTGGTCCAACTGGCTGAACGCTTCCTTTTGCAGTGGTTTCAAGTCACCGCGGAGGAAGACGTTTGCCATCTGAGAAAGGAGTGCTAACTTGACGGGTGCCCCGTTGAACGAGAAAAAGTTGACCGTCTGATCACGGAACCACGGATCGGGATTGCTTTCGTTTTTTCCGACCGCGTCATAATCAAAGAAAAACACGCCGTCCCAATCCTGCAGCCCTGCGATCACTGCCGCCATTGGCACGCATCCTCCGGCGTAAACGCTTGGTTCCGGATAATTCCATTCCGTCATCGTCATCGGCAGATCCGCAAATCGCCATCCCGTTCGCATTAGGAGCGAATTCGCCGGCCATCCCGAGTGTGTCGGTGCGGCTTCCATCGGATCGTTCCCAATCGTCCAACTCGCGGGACTCCACTCTTGGCCACTCGGAAACATCGGGTGGTGCCAATAATTGTGCAGATCCACAAAGTCCAATTGGTTTTCGACTAACTCCGCCGGATGATAATTGATCTGGCTGGCGGTGATCGGTACCTTGACACCCAGATCGTTTCGGAGGTAGCGCTTCAGTTCGGCGACCCAAGCCTTTTCCGTGTCCACCATAAACTGTTTCATGTCGATGTGAGCGGCAACCGGAGACCCGGCGTCAGGAATGGCGAGGGTGCCTTTGGCCAAGTCTTGATCGGTCGGCAAGGAAACGGGAGCGATCCCCGGTCGTAGTTCGATCCCTGAAAACTCGATCGGTGTCGTATCATTCCCAATGGTCATGACCAAGCTTGCTTCGTTCTCAATGGTTTCCTTGGGCATGATGATGCGCGAGTGACGAGTCCATTCGGGGGTCGCTTCGATGTCCTCAAAGATCCCCAGATCACGCCATTCGCCGCCGCGGCTTGTTGACAATTCCGCTCGAAACGTTCGCGGCTTGTCGGCTCGAACCCAGAACGACAAGGTCATCGGTATTTCCGACGACACCGACAACTCGCGGTACTGCAGTTGTTGGAAGTGAGTCTGTTCGAGCACCTTCTTGGGTGCCAATCGAACCGCCGCCCGTCGCGTCGCGGGGGGGCCATCAACGCCGAAGGTTCGTTTCAGCTCAGCATCCGACAAACTGATCGTCCAATGATCGCCAGAGCTTGCAAAGGACGACACCGGAAAGATCGGTTCGCCAAGCTTGACTTGGTTCGATTCCCAAGCCGCCACCATGGCCGCTTGGGTCTTGTAGCGATCGGTCAGCCAGCGGTTCCATGCCGCAATGAAGCTGATTTGAAATCGCTCGGGCATCTTTCGGTACAAGTCGTAACCTTGCACCGAAAAGTAATTCTCATTCATCATCTCGACCAGGCCGATGCCGGGATCATCCACGCGAGCCAAGCCGTCGCGGTATGGGTTGCGATGGGTAAGCAAGTCGTGACAGTACTGCTTGACTTCTCGCTGCACATCCTCGTCGTAATACATGACCCACTTGTTTGCACCCGCCCACCAAGGTGGGTCTTGGATTTGTGGATAACCTTCTTGTTCCGTCAAGGTTCGCGAGACGTGCAAATTCAAGTCCGCGTAGATCCCGCATTCGTGTAGCTTTGCAAGGAAGTAATCGAGTCGGTCGACCATTTCGGTATCGAACGTTCGTTCGCCGTTCTCGATTTTGGGACTCCAGATTCCGCTGGGGGCCGCCTGCATGTCCATGTGGTGAAAACGAACGGCGTTGATACCGAGCTTCGCCAAATGTGGGGCGACTCGGTCGGCTTCGTCGTGTGTGGGAAAGTTCGCTGGAAAGCACATGTTGACGCCCCAGAAACGAATCCGCTTGCCCGCAACCACGAACTGATTTTTCCGTTGCTGGACAAACCCGTTCCCACCTGCTGGTCGATCAAGCAATCCGCTGCGGTCGGTCACCGTCTCCGCAGCATCATCCCCCGCAATCACAAACGGAAACGATTGGGCTTGCAGAGCGTTTGGCAAAAACGTGATCCAAGCAAGCCCTATCCAAAGCACCGAGGTGCGCGACCGACAGGCGACGAAACGAATCATGGCGAAAATCCAAAGAAAAAGGGGTGGGCAGAACACGAATCACCAAACCGAAAAGCAGGATTTTCGTGCGCCTTGAGTATATTCGCCCGTGACGTCCAGTCGAGCCGGGGATACGGACACACCATCGCATGCCCGCAGCTTGTCGCGATCGCACCGGCTTGTCGCTATCGTACCTTGCGGATTCCGTAGACGCTGAAACCGGGGTGCTGCTGCATCGCCATTTGCGCCGCGATGTCGCTGTTGGCGGCCGGAACGACGACACTGGTCATGCGGCCGTAAACACCTTGGTTCGGTTGCAACCCCACTTCCCAGATCGAAATCAGTCCGGTGGCATTCGCCATCATGGTCAGCTTCAGCAGTTCGACCTGTTGCCTTTGTTGGCGATCTTGCTGGTAATGCATCGCCTGCGATTGAACCAGCAGGCTTTCTCGATCGGCAGCCTCGGCGTCGTTTTCGCTGTTTTTCCATGCGTTCCAACCGGGTTCCAAGATCGCAAGTTCTTCGCTAGCGAACAAGAAGAAGGGCACCGCGATCTGGTCGCCACTTTCCAGTTCCATCAACACGCCATCAAGTGGATAGGTTTTCACATTCGCGCCGAGCCCTCTCGCCCACGCTTCGAGTTGACGTTGATCTTTGATCTCTTGGTTCTCGAGATGACCCACAATTTTCAGAATCAGCCTTTGATGGAGTTCATCCAACTCCGTGAATGCGACGTCATTGATGAGTACTTTTCCCAATTTCCGCTGCACCGTCATTTCTTTATGGCCATAGGCCAAAACGCGTCCGCGAACCTTCATGCCGTCTTTGGAAGTCCACGTTTGCATCTCTTCGGCCGACTTGGCCGTCGCTTGCTGAGCTTC contains:
- a CDS encoding zinc-binding dehydrogenase, which encodes MKTAAVVNFAPQKHCVELRDVECPEFGTDDVLLEVANVGVCGSDLHQWTADHSWPVNYPVVLGHEFGGTIAAMGENVVGWSTGDRVVSETAAIIDANNPMSRRGLYNLDPTRKGFGYGVNGAMTKFVRVPARILHRVPDGIAFEQACLTEPCCVAYSAVVKNARIEPGDRIVVLGPGTIGILCAAMARLCGAQVALVGLPNDTSRMKIAQQYGCETIIGDAKDWAMARDGLGCDGVIDAAGASITLKIALDLVRPAGWISKVGWGPQPLGFNLDPLVQKNVTLQGSFSHNWPIWERVLALMSAGQLDVRPIVGGVWPLSKWHEAFEKMHKGEVVKSILRPE
- a CDS encoding sugar phosphate isomerase/epimerase family protein yields the protein MPKLAVFPKAYMNALCKDGTMSVSEWIALASTLEVDGLEWYAGFIEMADRSNWSRFRKEVEDTGKVIPMMCCSPDFTHPDALFREQEIAKQKHWIDMTSELGGRYCRVLSGQRRPELTIDQGVQFAADSIQACLPHAEERDITLILENHYKDDFWEYPEFAQGMDVFCKLVGAVDHPNFGVNYDPSNTYIAGEDPLELLKRVSRRVVTMHASDRYLAEGTIEDLRREEGGSVGYAQRLKHGQIGQGLNDYDAIFAELTRVGFDGWISIEDGVDGMDQLQRSVAFLQDKIAQHWG
- a CDS encoding lysophospholipid acyltransferase family protein, which codes for MSQTPPPHTQPPHVSAWLQRGFLRHVRRMLRSQFHSIAIAREERFDKQIPSSEPLIVYGNHPSWWDPLLAHFLNHELFPARQFYAPIDASALAQYRVFGKLGFFAVSLDSASGASAFLKQSRAIVMSENSSLWLTPEGRFVDVRDSQVPLRPGLAHLCSRLDRGWVMPMCMEYVFWEERLPECLCKMGEPFRIPLREPFTKDQWNDRLHGRLRETQQALAALVIARQAEQFECLLAGRKGGGAMYDLFRRVRSLTSGQRYRPSHGTKFE
- a CDS encoding glycosyltransferase family 2 protein; amino-acid sequence: MMVLAWTLALVGVFAAGIPTLMFLANLPLFCVGIDQTSVRKSVENRDVSVLIPARNEAASIARCIESVLQNRGVNVEVIVLEDNSSDATAEIVRGIAEVEQSVRCLAGNALPDGWNGKQYACWQLALEASYTQLLFLDADVRLSPDAIERLLTYQEHTGVSLLSAFPHQATGTILEKLLIPLMHYMLLCFLPFSLMRTKADPMFAAGCGQLFLTTRDDYTTAGTHSAIRESRHDGLKLPRIYRQAGLRTDVIDGTNLAECRMYHSGPEVMLGLLKNATEGIANRHLIAPFSFVLIAANVFPILSLVIAVWAGATWCAVVALIAIGLAHIPRTLAMLRFRQPLVGVLGHSIATLLFVVLQWVAFAMAGMGLRTNWRGRSR
- a CDS encoding sugar phosphate isomerase/epimerase family protein, translated to MNRHDRRRFFQHVMALGGVAAASSQAFAKDASSGTRKYTMDLNGGGIGVNVGVEESIALASKYGFESVGISSGTLAKLSEDEIAQLKEKRQQAGLVWGASGLAVDFRRSREKFEADLKSLPAHAKALQSAGVTRVSTWLTPSSDQLTYNKNFGQHAERLRRVATVLQDHGVRFGLEYVGPRTSRMKTRYSFIHTLAETQELIAAIDVPNMGVVLDSWHWYTAEETIDDLMTLSNDDVVACDLNDAPSGLGIDEQQDASRELPAATGVIDIAAFLRALVAIGYDGPVRAEPFNKTLNAMDNDAAVKTTAAAMKKAFAKANVGRSRS
- a CDS encoding SHD1 domain-containing protein, whose translation is MRFFKPSCCIALLLLVGTAEAREWSSLDGNYKLEGDVISFNDKTVVLKRTSGKLVAVQLAELSDADRKFVQSEEAQQATAKSAEEMQTWTSKDGMKVRGRVLAYGHKEMTVQRKLGKVLINDVAFTELDELHQRLILKIVGHLENQEIKDQRQLEAWARGLGANVKTYPLDGVLMELESGDQIAVPFFLFASEELAILEPGWNAWKNSENDAEAADRESLLVQSQAMHYQQDRQQRQQVELLKLTMMANATGLISIWEVGLQPNQGVYGRMTSVVVPAANSDIAAQMAMQQHPGFSVYGIRKVR